The Gasterosteus aculeatus chromosome 8, fGasAcu3.hap1.1, whole genome shotgun sequence genome has a window encoding:
- the mibp gene encoding muscle-specific beta 1 integrin binding protein, producing MKSYIIGIGGVTNGGKTTLTNKLIKTLPNCCVVHQDDFFKKPDQIEVGEDGFRQWDVITAMDMEAMTNTVKGWIENPVKFARSHGVPLSPASDVANADERTHILIVEGFLLFNYPPLQDVFDKSYFITIPYEECKRRRCTREYTVPDPPGLFDGHVWPMYLKHRRGVESSGLNIQCLDGLKSKEEIYNQVYEDIQNNLLNRL from the exons ATGAAGTCCTACATCATCGGAATTGGCGG GGTCACTAATGGCGGCAAAACCACCCTGACCAATAAGTTGATCAAGACTCTGCCCAACTGCTGTGTTGTGCACCAAGACGACTTTTTCAAG AAACCCGATCAGATCGAAGTCGGGGAGGACGGCTTTAGACAATGGGATG TCATCACAGCTATGGATATGGAGGCCATGACCAACACAGTCAAAGGCTGGATTGAGAACCCGGTGAAGTTTGCTCGTTCCCACGGAGTCCCTCTGTCTCCTGCCTCCGACGTGGCCAACGCAGACGAGCGGACCCACATTCTGATCGTGGAGGGCTTCCTGCTCTTCAACTACCC GCCTCTGCAGGATGTTTTCGACAAGAGCTATTTCATCACGATTCCCTACGAGGAGTGCAAGAGAAGGAGATG CACAAGGGAGTACActgtccccgacccccccggccTGTTTGATGGCCATGTGTGGCCGATGTACCTGAAGCACAGGAGAGGGGTGGAGAGCAGCGGCTTGAATATCC AGTGCCTGGATGGTTTGAAGTCCAAAGAGGAGATCTACAACCAGGTGTACGAGGACATTCAGAACAATCTGCTCAATCGTTTATAG